In Calothrix sp. PCC 7507, one DNA window encodes the following:
- a CDS encoding ATP-binding cassette domain-containing protein yields MSQAPEIAVEFRDVSFQINHRPLLSHLNLTIYQGEAIALLGRSGSGKTTTLKLINHLLVPTQGQVLVSDRPTTEWDAIQLRRRIGYVIQEIGLFPHFNIGQNVGLVPSLEKWTQPRIEARVYEMLQLVGLDPERFAQRYPHQLSGGQRQRVGVARALAADPPILLMDEPFGALDPITRLELQQQFHDLQKQLGKTVIFVTHDIQEALFLANRIGLMYEGNLVALGTKAEFLESQHPEAQAFIACLNVGKFNQ; encoded by the coding sequence ATGTCCCAAGCACCAGAAATTGCCGTTGAGTTTCGAGATGTCAGCTTCCAGATTAATCACCGTCCCTTGCTATCGCACTTGAATCTGACGATCTACCAAGGGGAAGCGATCGCATTATTGGGGCGCAGTGGTAGTGGCAAGACTACCACCTTAAAATTAATTAATCACCTGCTTGTACCCACTCAAGGACAAGTTTTAGTTAGCGATCGCCCGACAACTGAGTGGGATGCTATTCAACTGCGGCGACGCATCGGCTACGTCATCCAGGAAATCGGCTTGTTTCCCCACTTTAATATTGGGCAAAATGTTGGGCTTGTTCCCTCTCTAGAAAAGTGGACACAACCACGGATCGAGGCACGGGTCTATGAAATGTTACAATTGGTTGGCCTAGACCCGGAAAGATTTGCTCAACGTTATCCCCATCAACTATCTGGTGGTCAGCGTCAGCGAGTGGGTGTAGCTAGGGCTTTAGCCGCCGATCCACCTATATTATTGATGGATGAACCTTTTGGCGCACTCGATCCGATTACTCGCCTAGAATTGCAGCAACAATTCCACGATTTGCAAAAGCAACTGGGAAAAACTGTAATTTTTGTCACCCACGACATTCAAGAAGCTTTGTTCTTAGCAAATCGCATTGGGTTAATGTATGAAGGGAATTTAGTTGCTCTGGGAACGAAAGCAGAATTCCTCGAATCTCAACATCCAGAAGCGCAAGCTTTTATTGCTTGTTTAAATGTTGGGAAATTTAATCAGTGA
- a CDS encoding glycine betaine ABC transporter substrate-binding protein, whose translation MFFTQYAPEILLHTGEHLVLVAIAMMVAIAIGIPLGILITRQPKLAQPILGLANAIQTIPSLAIFGFLISVPFLGGIGKIPAIVALTLYALLPLIRNTYIGINSVDPAIREAGRGMGMTDWQLLLQVEIPLALGVILAGVRVATVISVGIATIAAAIGGGGLGVFIFRGISTVNNQLILAGAIPAAFIALGADLALSWVEKRLAQQREKKGKLNRQSGISLGILTLLIFGLIAFAYRQTPPTIVIGAKNFTEQFILGEILAQQIESHTKLKVDRRFNLGGTFICHEAVKAGQIAGYVEYTGTALTAVLKDKPVTNPELVYEKVKQEYDQKFKLEVIQPLGFNNTFAMIIRGEDAKRLQIKTLSEAAKYTPQWQAGFGYEFLERKDGYPGLSKTYGLKFANIKQMELGLMYQALKEKKVDLIAANSTDGLIPVLNLVILEDDKKYFPPYQAVPIFNQATLQKYPELREAINQLAGSISTEEMQKMNYQVDNQSRPVEQVVSDWIKSH comes from the coding sequence TTGTTTTTCACCCAATACGCCCCAGAAATTCTCCTCCACACCGGGGAACACTTAGTCTTAGTGGCGATCGCGATGATGGTGGCGATCGCGATCGGGATTCCTTTAGGTATTCTCATCACTCGCCAACCAAAACTAGCCCAACCCATTCTCGGTTTAGCTAACGCCATTCAAACAATTCCCAGTTTAGCCATCTTTGGCTTCCTGATTTCTGTGCCATTTCTGGGAGGGATTGGCAAAATTCCGGCGATCGTGGCTTTGACTCTCTACGCCTTACTTCCCCTAATTCGCAACACTTATATTGGCATTAATAGCGTCGATCCAGCGATTCGAGAAGCGGGACGAGGGATGGGAATGACGGATTGGCAATTACTGCTACAGGTAGAAATTCCCCTCGCTTTAGGCGTGATTTTGGCGGGAGTTAGAGTCGCAACGGTGATTTCTGTGGGAATTGCGACTATTGCTGCAGCGATCGGTGGTGGGGGATTGGGAGTGTTTATTTTTCGCGGCATTTCTACAGTTAATAATCAATTGATTCTCGCAGGGGCCATACCTGCAGCTTTCATCGCCTTAGGTGCAGATTTAGCCCTGAGTTGGGTAGAAAAGCGATTGGCACAGCAAAGAGAAAAAAAAGGGAAACTTAATCGCCAATCTGGTATTTCTTTGGGCATATTAACATTACTAATTTTCGGATTAATTGCCTTTGCTTATCGACAAACACCACCAACAATTGTTATTGGCGCCAAAAATTTCACCGAACAATTTATTTTAGGAGAAATCCTCGCTCAACAAATTGAATCCCATACCAAGTTAAAAGTAGATCGCCGCTTCAATTTAGGGGGAACTTTTATTTGTCATGAAGCCGTAAAAGCCGGACAAATTGCTGGCTATGTGGAATATACAGGAACGGCATTGACTGCAGTTTTGAAAGACAAACCTGTCACTAACCCTGAATTGGTATATGAAAAAGTTAAACAAGAATATGACCAGAAATTTAAATTAGAAGTCATACAGCCTTTAGGATTTAACAATACCTTCGCCATGATTATTCGAGGCGAGGACGCTAAACGCTTGCAAATCAAAACACTCAGCGAAGCCGCTAAATATACTCCCCAATGGCAAGCAGGATTTGGCTATGAATTTCTCGAACGCAAAGATGGATATCCAGGGTTATCTAAAACCTATGGCTTAAAGTTTGCAAATATCAAACAAATGGAATTAGGATTGATGTATCAAGCCTTGAAGGAGAAAAAAGTAGATTTAATAGCAGCTAATTCTACAGATGGCTTGATTCCTGTTCTCAATTTAGTCATTTTAGAAGACGACAAGAAATATTTTCCCCCATATCAAGCTGTTCCTATATTTAATCAAGCCACGCTGCAAAAATATCCAGAATTACGGGAAGCCATTAATCAATTAGCTGGTTCAATTTCGACAGAAGAAATGCAAAAGATGAATTATCAAGTAGATAATCAATCACGTCCCGTTGAACAAGTTGTTAGTGACTGGATTAAATCCCATTGA
- a CDS encoding DUF427 domain-containing protein: MKPDPIPPKPGQESVWDYPRPACLQDTDKQIRVIFNNIVLAETNKAKRVLETSHPPGYYIPSEDIKLEHLIETPKKTWCEWKGLCQYYDVSVGDKRVTHAAWRYIQPTTNFVAIQEYYAFYVSLMDACYVNDELVTPQPGGFYGGWITSDIVGPFKGSPGTMGW, from the coding sequence ATGAAACCAGATCCTATCCCCCCAAAACCTGGACAAGAATCAGTTTGGGATTACCCACGTCCAGCTTGTTTACAAGATACTGATAAACAAATTAGGGTAATTTTTAATAATATTGTCTTGGCAGAAACTAACAAAGCTAAAAGAGTATTAGAAACTAGCCATCCTCCGGGATATTACATCCCTTCTGAAGACATTAAGCTGGAACATTTAATAGAAACACCTAAAAAAACTTGGTGTGAATGGAAAGGCTTGTGTCAATATTATGATGTCAGCGTTGGAGATAAGCGTGTAACTCATGCTGCTTGGCGATATATTCAGCCAACTACTAATTTTGTGGCGATTCAAGAATATTATGCTTTTTATGTCAGTTTAATGGATGCTTGCTATGTAAATGATGAGTTAGTGACACCTCAACCTGGTGGTTTCTATGGGGGATGGATTACCTCTGATATTGTCGGGCCATTTAAAGGTAGTCCAGGAACAATGGGATGGTAA
- the ovoA gene encoding 5-histidylcysteine sulfoxide synthase, with protein MNNLQSAYPPRLNSCDDCDGLPLRQVILNYFNNAWQLEDTLMKTLVGDDTFYLNPDPLRNILIFYLGHSAVFYINKLIQVELLSKRLNPDYEILFEIGVDPEIPDDLKDVISHLKLTQVPAVWEYREKAYEIICELIQKTPITLPIHQKHPLWALMMGIEHQRIHVETSSMLIRQLPIERVKRPQHWKYAPFNGYTADNQMIEVLAGVVKLGKPDDYPTYGWDIEYGDRTVAVAPFLASKYLITNADFLYFVKAGGYENQDYWHQESWHWKTQYDIQSPKFWLHENGSYKYRAMFDEMDLPLDWPVEVNHHEAMAYCRWKGKDTRLMSEAEYNLVTYGNGREEDLDNYNLNLKFGSPSPVGMLETAKSRSGLYDLRGNVWEWLSDNLNPLPGYQPHPLYEDNSAIFFDSKHHMMLGGCWITNGTEALKYYRNWFRPHFYQHAGFRIVQDI; from the coding sequence ATGAACAATTTGCAATCTGCTTATCCTCCAAGACTAAATAGTTGTGATGACTGTGACGGGCTACCTCTACGCCAAGTGATCCTTAACTACTTTAATAATGCTTGGCAACTTGAAGATACTCTGATGAAAACTTTGGTGGGAGATGATACATTTTATCTCAATCCCGACCCATTGAGGAATATTCTCATTTTTTATCTAGGACATTCGGCTGTTTTCTATATCAATAAATTAATTCAGGTTGAATTATTATCAAAACGTTTGAACCCAGACTACGAAATCTTGTTTGAAATTGGAGTTGATCCGGAAATACCTGATGATCTGAAGGATGTCATCAGTCACCTTAAATTGACACAAGTCCCAGCGGTTTGGGAGTATCGAGAAAAAGCTTATGAAATCATTTGCGAGTTGATTCAGAAAACCCCCATTACTCTTCCAATTCATCAAAAACATCCTTTGTGGGCGTTAATGATGGGGATTGAACACCAGCGCATTCACGTTGAAACCTCTTCGATGTTAATTCGCCAATTGCCAATTGAGCGAGTGAAACGCCCGCAACACTGGAAATATGCCCCTTTTAATGGTTACACTGCTGATAATCAAATGATAGAAGTTCTGGCTGGGGTAGTGAAACTGGGCAAACCGGATGATTATCCCACATACGGCTGGGACATTGAATATGGCGATCGCACTGTTGCAGTTGCACCTTTTTTAGCCAGTAAATATCTGATTACCAATGCCGATTTCCTGTATTTTGTCAAGGCTGGTGGCTACGAAAATCAAGATTATTGGCATCAAGAATCTTGGCATTGGAAAACTCAATACGATATCCAATCTCCTAAATTTTGGCTCCACGAAAATGGTAGCTATAAATATCGAGCCATGTTTGACGAGATGGACTTACCTTTAGATTGGCCAGTAGAAGTCAATCATCATGAAGCAATGGCTTACTGTCGTTGGAAAGGTAAAGATACTCGTTTAATGAGTGAAGCAGAGTACAATTTAGTAACTTATGGTAATGGTCGAGAAGAAGATTTAGATAATTACAATCTCAACTTAAAATTTGGCTCACCTAGTCCAGTCGGGATGTTAGAGACTGCAAAAAGTCGCTCTGGATTGTACGATTTGCGGGGGAATGTTTGGGAATGGTTGAGTGATAACTTAAACCCCCTCCCAGGATATCAACCTCATCCTCTCTATGAAGATAATTCTGCCATCTTTTTTGATAGCAAACATCATATGATGTTAGGAGGATGCTGGATAACTAATGGCACAGAAGCTTTAAAATATTACCGCAATTGGTTCCGTCCCCATTTCTATCAACACGCTGGATTTAGAATTGTTCAAGACATTTAA
- the egtD gene encoding L-histidine N(alpha)-methyltransferase, which produces MLNTSLTLLKNHHQTLNDDGEDVIQGLTQTPKSLPPKYFYDDRGSELFEQICELPEYYPTRTEALILQKYADEIAQITGACELVELGSGSSTKTRFLLDAYQKIPGLCKYIPIDVSGGILKNSVLQLQQKYPSLSIDGLIGTYEQALEKLELTSSQSRMIFFLGSSIGNFTPQECEIFLSQIAHTLKAGDYFLLGIDLQKPKEILEAAYNDSQGITAAFNLNMLSHLNWRFQGNFALDLFTHQAIYNQSEAQIEMYLHCQESHYVSLDILNLKVLFQAGESILTEISRKFDLAILQKELEMQGLQTLKVWTDPQQWFGLMLCQA; this is translated from the coding sequence ATGTTAAACACTTCTTTAACACTTCTTAAAAATCACCATCAAACTCTCAATGATGATGGTGAGGATGTTATTCAAGGATTAACCCAAACACCCAAGAGTTTACCGCCAAAATATTTTTATGACGATCGCGGTTCTGAACTATTTGAACAAATATGTGAATTACCCGAATATTACCCAACACGAACAGAAGCATTGATTTTGCAGAAATATGCAGATGAAATTGCTCAGATAACAGGCGCTTGTGAACTGGTAGAATTAGGCAGTGGCAGTTCTACCAAAACCCGCTTTTTATTAGATGCCTACCAAAAAATTCCCGGTTTATGTAAATATATACCCATTGATGTCAGTGGAGGAATTCTCAAAAATAGCGTGCTGCAGCTACAACAAAAATACCCTTCCCTGTCTATTGATGGCTTAATAGGGACTTATGAACAAGCCTTAGAAAAACTAGAATTGACATCTTCACAATCACGGATGATTTTTTTCCTGGGAAGTTCCATAGGGAATTTTACACCACAAGAATGCGAAATATTTTTAAGCCAAATCGCTCACACTTTAAAAGCAGGTGATTATTTTCTACTTGGCATTGATTTACAAAAGCCTAAGGAAATTTTAGAAGCAGCCTATAACGATAGTCAGGGAATAACGGCTGCTTTTAATTTGAATATGCTTTCCCATTTAAATTGGCGTTTCCAAGGCAACTTTGCTCTTGATTTATTTACTCATCAAGCAATTTATAATCAATCTGAGGCTCAAATTGAAATGTATCTCCATTGCCAAGAGAGTCATTATGTGTCCCTAGATATCCTCAACTTAAAAGTTTTATTTCAAGCCGGCGAAAGTATTCTCACCGAAATTTCTCGCAAGTTCGATTTAGCAATTCTCCAAAAAGAACTGGAGATGCAAGGACTTCAAACCCTGAAAGTTTGGACAGATCCTCAGCAGTGGTTTGGCTTAATGCTCTGTCAAGCTTAA